The Nicotiana tabacum cultivar K326 chromosome 5, ASM71507v2, whole genome shotgun sequence sequence AGTGGACATCAAAAATTGGGACCCCATTTCCCTAGGTTATAAATGTCCAAAAATCTCCCACTTATTATTTGTTGACGACCTTTATCTGATGGCTAGAGGTAATATTAAATCTTGTCAGGCCATAAAAAATGGGCTTGACCAATTTTGCTCTCTATCTGGTCAAATCATCAACATTACTAAATCGAAGATTCTGTTTTCAAAAAATTGTAACCACTCAATCATCACTGACATTACCACTTCTCTAGGTATTAAGAAGAGTAACAACTTTGGCACATACCTTGGTTTCCCTATCCTCCGCCACAACCCAAAACCTAGGGATTACCAATTCCTCAATAGACAAGATGAGAACCAAACTTGCATCCTGGAAAATGAGGTTCTTTAGTTTGGCAGGAAGAACAACTCTTGCGTCATCATGCCTTAATTCCATCCCAAACAATTACATGCAATACACCCTACTCCTTAGAAAAACCCTTAAAGAGATTGATAAAGTCCAAAGGGACTTCATTTGGGGTAGTACGGTAGAAAAAAGGAAACTTCACTTGGTAAACTGGACCACTATATGCCAACCCAAAAAATATGGTGGATTGGGGATCCATAATGCTCTCAGTAAAAACCTTTGTACTCTGGCTAGCTTAAGACGGAGACTCCTTACAATTGCTCTAATTCCTTGGGAAAGCTTATCATCTCGTACTATTGCAATAACTCCTCTACGAATAGATCCTCCTTCCTTTGGAAAAATATTTGCAGAGGATGGGACATCTGCTCCAAAGGCAGCACATGGTCCCCTCACATCCGTTCTAATCTTAATCTATGGGAGGCCAATTGGATACCAAATATTGGTAACCTAAGGAACCTAGTTACAGGCCCTCCTTCAGCCAAAGATTTCTCCACCATAATTAGAGATATCTTTGATGGTACCAATTGGAACCTAAACTGTTTAACCTTCTCTCCCTCTCCTGATCTATTAACTACCATCTTCAAAACAAAAATCCGCCAAAAAGGTcttcccattgacttacctatttggtCTCTCACCACTAAAGGAGTCTTTACCATCGCGTCTTGTTATACACTGCTAGAATCTCCGAAGAACTCTAACTCTGACTTTGAATGGATCTAGCATTTGGAGTGCCCCCATAAAATCAGATTTTTCCTATGGCAATGCCTTCACAGTCGAATCCCTTGCAGGAAGTACCTTTCACAGATTGGACTAAACATTGATTCTAATTGTCTCATCTACAAAAACCCTATTGAAGAGTCAATTGAACATATCTTCCTTGACTGTAGAGCTGTCAGTAATCTCTGGAGTGACCTGAAAGGGACCCACCCTATCAACGGAAGTGGGAAGCACTGGCTTCTCCAAATAAGGGACTTCAACATTCCTATAAACCATAACTTTATAAACTGGAATAACTTCTTTCCCTTCATCATCTGGCATATCTGGATTAATAGAAATAGTAATAACATCAACAACACTGCCAACCAAATAAGAGGTTCCCAACTCATGCAAAAGGCAGTGGAGTTTAAACTTTTCACGGAAAAATCCTCTATTAATCCTCCCAAATCCCTTATAAAAATCAACTGGTTCAAACCCCCTTGGGGGTGGTACAAACTGAATTTGGATGCCAGTTTTCATAGCTATAACAAAAATTATGGTTTAGGCGGTGTTCTTAGAAATGCAACAGGTAGCTGGGTGGTTGGTTTTTCAAAACTAGCACATGCAAATGGCTCCCTAGCAGCTGAATTAAAAGCACTACGAGAAGGGCTAAGAACAACAAAAGAATGGAATCTCTTCACACTTGAGATTGAGACAGATTGCTCAGAGGCTATCCAGgcaatacaaaatggtaataaaTTATTTAACAAAACTGTTAATGATTGCAAGTCCTTAATGCACCAGCAGAATGTTATTCTCCAGTACACTTTCAGGCAGGGGAATAGGATTGCCCACCAGCTAGCAAAAGGAGTCCTAGAAAGGGACAACCAAGCTGAGGGATTGACAGGAAGAAGTAAAGCAGTGAAGTCCACTAAAAAAGTTCTTGTCGTACCACCTTTTGATATAACAGATTTTGTtgaaagtgacaaacttgaatcTACTTGTCGCGAAAAACTTCTATGTAGTGAAGCTTGTAGTAGGCTAGCAAGCTTAGGAAACAAATGCATCCTCCGAGATGCAAGTCATGTCGACTATGTACTAAATGTTCCTTAGTTATTAATATATCTATTTCCTATTTGCTAAAAAAAGGCAGTAAAAACATGTAAGGTATAAATCAGTAAATAGCTGGCACCGATTACGAGTATGTAACCAGTGTTGTGTGAGTTCTGAAGACACTGAAACCGCGGACAAAAGTTTTAAAGAAAGATATCAGTTGAAGAAGGCAGCATTCAAGGATTGACCGTTATAAAGAAGCTTTGCATTTATACTCAACCGTTATACAGCTATCAAGAGAGTTCTTTATTTATATTAAAGAGGAGCTTGATTTGGGATCTTGTCTCCCTGAATTTAGCTATAAATATAGGAAATTATACTCATTGTAGACACGAAATACTGGTATGCAAAAAATGCTAAACTTACTCTTGCTTTCTATTAATATCTTTTTACTCGATACTCTATTCTTATTCTTGCTTCCGGAAAAGCTCACTTCACAGCCAAACTTGTACTTTCTTCAAGTATTCTTAAAATCAATTTCTATTCTttgttactttatatttttggatCAATTTAATTCACGTGTCTATAAACTACGTTACAAATTCAAATATACTATTTTACAGGTAAACAACTTGTAGAAGTATGAAATTAACCAACCTGTTATATTCCAATCTCTTAACTCCAACCAGTCATAATTTAGGAGAATAACGTAAAACTTGGGACCGAGCCAGAACCTAGAAGAAGAATGGTACGAGATAACCAAAGAACGGTGACTTTAATCCTAAACTTTCTAACGTTAAGTTGTTATAACTTTTAagttcttttttaaaaaattatttatcaaaAGTAGGACTCCTAATAGCTTAGTTTTTCTTGTATAGTTAACCAAACCGGCGGTGGGGACAAGTTTTTACCGAAAGAACAAATATgtgtaaaagaaaaatagaaaaattacgcGACACGTCAATTATTTATACTGTATATATCATTCGTAGCTATACTTTCAGTAAATTTATCATTTATAGCTAGATGTaaattttataacaaattcaTGAAATAAGAGATTAATTATTTTGATCTTAAACAAGAGAGCAACAAGTTCTCGCAGCTCAGTTGATTATGGCGCCCACTTAGTTAGCTGAGGTCTTGAGTTTATCTCTTAACAAGAGTATTTTAGTTTTCTTCATTTCTGTATGTAACAATTGAACAATAGCTACATATGGTAATTAGACAAACTATAATTACTAGGCTCTAAACTATAgtgatttctgaaaatttctgaaaaaatttactagtaataattatatatttatttaatatttgatttatattatattaaatcaGGTTAAGTGAGATGGTCAAATAATGCGGGGATGATAATAGGAGTATAAATTAATAATGAAAAACAAATCCGTGCGTATGTCTGTCAGCTGCCTTTACTGTAACGTACGCATGTGAATGAATGAATTAAATTAATGAAAAAAAGAACAGAAATCAGATACCATTTGAATACCTAACCCAATCTCCTCTGTTTCGTTATGGATTTCGAGAATATACTGTAGTTGGGATGTTTGTCTTCGCTCTCTAATTTTTCTACTGTTTTATTCTTGTCAATTCTCTTTTGAATTCTTTTCTTTAAAGTTGAAACTTCTCGGTGCTTTCCCCGTTTTGGCAAAATATATTACTCCTCTGTGTTTTCGCTTATGTGaatatatttaattaagcacgaaACATTAAAAATTAAGTTTTCTgaaatgtaaattaaaaaatagaaagaattataagaaaatacacatgacttcacaccataacaaaaaaatggtccatgtttttaagttttacccaagCTAGCCCATATTAcacatattttgaaagcactagcaaattcaaaaCTTGTGTTCTTACAATCATTACTTCTAAAGCTATGAAGTTAAATATGTGTTCACACAACCATTattttcactctctcttcttctcacatcttctacatatgcttcaaagGGCTGTCCGCCATTGCTGTTTCTTACCCTGTATCACctggttgcaatgtaagaaaaatGAAGAGTAGAAGTTCACCATTGAAGgtcattcaaagctttgctttccAAAGTAGgatttttttgagtttgttagttgtttggattgggtgttgttccaattgattgaaaatatcaaaagaatttcaaaatttaaatttgaagtgatttggagtaaatttgagcaagattttaGTTGAATTTTAGAAAAGACACAAGAAAGAAGAtgaagtcagttttttgtataatgatatataatcttgtataatagtttatatgagtgtataaacacatcttatacacttttatacatctTTAGACAAGCgttgtagacgaacttcttccacgattttcagttgcaattattgttcaaaaccagtccaaatctccattaaatgatgtcaaattttatatacaacctccttatattatttctaacaagtctaaataacacccactctaaatttctcacaaaatcaaattcgaaattCAAACCCACATGTTTAAGTTTGTTAGAAGTTTAATTTTCACCATCCAAATGAATTTGGTTTgttttgaactaatatttgagtcacagttactgattcgaaaattaacttaaaagcttgaacaatcttttttaaaaattaaatagtaatttttagaacctattggagttggatgttgaatcttagcctattatttttgggctagttgattgtaaattgaaatataggctataaaattgaaaaatagggGGCTCCGttgtttttatgtgaaattttcccaATTAAATATGTACTCCTTCCGTTCCCATTTAATTTCCAGGATAAAATCTTGCATAACccttaagaaaaaaattaattaggactGAAATTTGACTAATTTATCAGATAAAATTCTTTaatctttttctatttatgtGCCTCTTAATTCTAGAACAATTAATGCtaagaacagaaatgaaaaagaaTAATTAATTCTCTCTTGATTTTTTAAATTGTCAAGTATTTaggaataattatttttaatatatatgatAACTAAAtgggaacggagggagtattaaaattttatttttttgagtgaGTACCTTTTCAATTAATCTATGTAATTCAATTTTTATGTCAAATGAATCCCAACAAGTTAGTATCATTTGAGTAAAATAAAAATgctaaaattaaataataaaaaagtcAGTTAAATTATATGGGTACTACTCAATAAATCCTCGTTTTCAGTCACCATTTGGGAATTCCATGCAACCCATTTTGCCTAGTGAACAGTAAGCCTGACGACAGCCACCTCCACAGGTCCGTTCttgttttgtttctttctttctttatttatttattcttctcATTCTAAGCTTTCTTCAGTTTTTCTCAGTGCTTTTCGTTAATTCGTGTGATTGATGAGTGCTCTTTCCTTCTTGGTTAGGAAAACAGGAATGTGAATTTGATAGGTTGAGGAATTTtgagcttttttttttcttgttgagATTTTGACCTCTGACGATGTGGACTTAAACAGTGATcggattttagtttttttttttttcaaggtGTCATCTGATCAACCCTTCTTAAAAAGGGTTATAATTGTGTCTTATCTGGAGATTTGAGATTTTCATGTTCTAATTTTTGAATGTTTGAGAAATTGATTCCTAATTATTGTGTCTAATCCTTAGTGGACAAAGTCATCCAATACATATGCTGGTAAGAAGTAGTACGTACCTGGTCATGATAATTAAATTGTTCTTATGACTTTCTACCTCAAAAAGCAGAACATTATGGGTTCGGGATTGTAATccttttaagttactgggttctaaattaataatttgtacatattcagtgGATTTTTTTAAGTCTAATACAGGGTTTAGCAAAAGCTACTAAGTTCGGCCGAACCTGCATCCCACACTCTGGCTCCGCTCCTATCGGAAAGGGGCTATATATGTTGTGGCTATCCAAAGAAGGCGATACGTCTATTTTGTTAATGTTATGATCACATCCACCGTGCCATGTTCGAACGCGAATATGGTTGGTAAATGGTAAGGTATCACATAAAACTGCTCTGTATCCTAAAGAAGACGATTGCATTGATTTGGTGAAGAAGAGTAAATAGATGACTCAATTGAAAGGGTGTGCTTTGTTTTGTGCTTTTTTCCCTTGTATCCCACTTATGGATGGCTGGTTAATGAACTGTTTAAACTGAATTGAGGGCATAGATAAAAACTGTTTGCTAGATTATCTCTTGCTAGCAGTAGCAGTGAGTTACGATGCTGCTGCTCGGGGAAGCAAGCCTAAACTAGCATAAATGTTAACTGTTTGCATTGCCCTGGGGAGCCATTTTAGTGTTAATGCTTTATGTTTCTGCATAGCTTTTGTCTCCTTATTGTTGAATGTTTTCATTTTTTCCAGCTTTACTTCAGtcattttatcttcttttctttttctgaatcTAAAAATGTATTACTCTTTATCTGTTCCTTCTCATGATCTCCTAATTCTTTGTTTCACATGATTCTTTCTTGACTTGAATGTCAAAATTACAGATTTCTCCATTTTATCCCAAATGATTCAAGTACCAGGACATATTAATCTGAAATTAATTATGGTTATGGTTTTTTGCATTCAGCAGATCGACAGTATTACTGTTCCATAAAATGGAGAGTATTACCAATGTCATGGAGTATGAGACCATTGCAAAGGAGAAACTGCCAAAAATGATTTACGATTACTATGCCTCTGGTGCAGAGGACCAATGGACGCTCCAAGAGAATCGAAATGCTTTTTCTAGGATTTTGTAAGTACTTATTTAAGCACGTTGATACTGTTAATATTCTGTTTACCTCTTAAACTTATGTCTTTGCGTTAAAAATGTGAAAACTTTACAACTCTTCAAAGAATTTTCTTCCTTAAGCTGCTgaaatttccttttctttcaaATAGGTTTAGACCCCGCATTCTTGTAGATGTAAGAAGCATTGATACAACGACAAGTGTCTTGGGATTCAAGGTTTCAATGCCGATCATGGTTGCACCGACTGCAATGCAGAAAATGGCTCATTCTGAAGGTCTCTGCTCACTATAGTCTGGATAAGGAACACATGGTTTATTCTCTGTGGGAAAAGGTCACTAACAAAGTCAGATTTTGAAATTGTTGTACATTGCTGTTTAGACTATTGAATGCCGTTTTTGCTGAATTACAAAGAGAATCATTCTAAAATTGTTCACTTGTGAGTGCTTCATATCCTGTCTTGTATCGTATAGTTGTGAGCTCTTACTTAGCACATCTCACGGAAAATATAGTAAGTTTACTCCATCTTTCTGGAATTCTGTTTGATACAAAAACTCCAGGGGTTCATATTCTTAGTAGCTTTAacttatttgttttgtttaatagCACCATACTATAGGTAGACAACTGCTTGAATATGTGGTTGCTTTAGTTAGTAGCAGTCGCAAAGCTAAATAATTATATAACCTTCAGATAAATTTGGGACATGTCTAATACTGagaattttgagattttaagCGATACTTGTATGGAATAGCAGCATGCCAGCATATTTTCTCTGATTTTTGCTGGGTGGCAGGCACTTTTTGCATTTCTCCTTGGAGTCTCTGTTTGATTTGGTTCATTTGGAACTCATTAGCTTTTTGAATTGTGTAAGTGACCATAATCTTGTTGTGACCAGCAATGTTTGTCTTTGAATCAATACTTTGATGCAGGAGAATATGCAACAGCCCGAGCAACATCAGCTGCTGGCACCATCATGGTTTGGATTTCTGAGCTTTCCTTAACCCCCACCCGAACTGATTAAAATTTGGCTGAGTGCTATGATTGTTGCTCTTAATTTATTTACGTGCATATCCCTTCTATTAACTGAAATGTAGTTGGTATTTTTTAGACATTATCCTCATGGGCTACTTCCAGTGTAGAAGAGGTTGCTTCAACGGGACCAGGCATTCGCTTTTTCCAGCTCTATGTGAGTTTTTATGTTCATTTGATCATATTTGCTCTTCTTACCTATTTTGTGAAGCATAAATCAGAAAAAAGGAAgtgttttttttccttcaatGGATCTACGTGTCTCTATTCTTTTGCATGTCCATCACAATTCTATTACAGAAGCTaatcttgggtgtgtattaatatTGCTTCATACTGCAATAAAAATGTGAGAAGAGAGGAAATAAGATATAAAAAATTTCTTAACAATTGGTTGGTTAATTGCATGAAGTAGTTTCAGCTTCATGAAATTAGGAAGTTTCCTAATTATAAGAGTTCCTTTTTATAATGGCGTTACCGTTGAGAATACTCGACAGAAAATTCTTATTGATTCTCCTGACTTTTAACAAACTCATTAAAAAGAATTTATGCAATAACTTTAAGCTATTCTCTCCACTTTCAACATGCCGCTTCAAACTTGAGGTAGTAAAACAAGTTAAGTTCGCAAATCGAAACTGGAAAGTCAAGTTGAGTATGtctgagaaagttgttgaagaagCATTCATCTGAGTAGTTTCGTGAAGAAATACTGTTGCCTGAAAAAACTTGGCTTGATGATTCCATGAGAGAAAATTGGCTTGATGTTGGCTGTGAAACTGACTTGGTGGTGTCACTACTGTGAATCCATGAGACGTGACGAAACTTGAGGACTGCATGCTTCTAGTTTGACCAGAAGACAGACGAGTAGGCtaccaacaacaacatacccaataaaatcccactagtggggtctggggagagtagagtgtacgcaaaccttactcctaccccggaagggtagagaggctgtttccgggagaCCTTCGGCTCAACAGAAgagacaataatatcaaaaaagaaacgaaagaaaaGATCTGTAACAACAAAAGAAGCCACAAAAGTAATAATATCATCTTAAGAGACACCAAATAAGTGAAAGGGAATGCAATAACACAATACTATGCAAAACAACAAAATAGTGTGAACACAACATAGACCGCTAACAGACATAGACAAAACTCTATCAAACTACCCGATACAAAGAGGCAAAAACTCTCTActaccccctaacctacaaccctaatgctcgaccttcacacgttcctatcaagagccatgtcctcggaaacctgaagtcgcgccatgtccttcCTGATCGCttcaccccaatacttcttaggccgcctcTACTTCTTTTCGTGCCTGCCAAAGACAACTGCTcgcacctcctaaccggggcatctttggttctcctccgcacgtgctcaaaccatctaagcctctcttcccgcatcttgtcgtccaCGGGAGCAACGCACACCCTCTCC is a genomic window containing:
- the LOC107777659 gene encoding glycolate oxidase-like isoform X5, with protein sequence MITSTVPCSNANMVGKCRSTVLLFHKMESITNVMEYETIAKEKLPKMIYDYYASGAEDQWTLQENRNAFSRILFRPRILVDVRSIDTTTSVLGFKVSMPIMVAPTAMQKMAHSEGEYATARATSAAGTIMTLSSWATSSVEEVASTGPGIRFFQLYVYKDRNVVRQLVKRAERAGFKAIALTVDTPRLGRREADIKNRFVLPPHLTLKNFEGLDLGKMDKTYDSGLASYVAGQVDQSLSWKDVKWLQTITHLPILLKGVLTAEDARLAVESGAAGIIVSNHGARQLDYAPATVMALEEVGGSSGG